Part of the Lotus japonicus ecotype B-129 chromosome 6, LjGifu_v1.2 genome, tccaaacatataCTTACATTATCTCCATCAACTTCATGAAGGATTTCCTTGATGTCCCTACCATCATGCATGTTATATTCATGGAGAGCTTGATCTAGTTCTTCAGTAGTAATGAACCTGATTCATTTATATGGTACAAAAATGAGATCAGAAATTTAGAACCTCAACTTATTTTAATAAAGCACCAAGGAGTTGACAAAAGGGTGTTCAGAAAATATATTATCTTGAACCTAGTTGGTTTTCTTACCCGCTGTTATCTTTATCAAAGTATTGGAAGGCAGTGTAAAGATGTTCTTCTCTGTTCATTCTGTTCATGTGCATTGTTGCTGTGATGAACTCGTCGTAATCTATGGTTCCATTGCCATCAGCATCAGCCTGTAATTTGTAGAAGAATGAGAAAATCTATGTGTTTTTGGCTTAGTGGTGTTTTGGCTTTCAGAAATGAAGGATAACTTACAGCTTCCATTAACTGCTTAACTTCTTGCTCTGTTAGCTTGGTCCCCTGTTTTGCAAGCCCCTGCTTTAGCTCTTCAATTGTAATGGTTCCACTGTTGTCAGTGTCCATCCCTCTAAACATTTCCTTCAACCCCATGATTTCTTCTTCTGATAAACAGCCAGCAATGACCTTTTCAAATGTAAATTTAGAGTTAGAATTGCTGGAATGAGTGATTTTATTTAAAGGGTGTGAAAAAGTAAAATATTCATTATAGTTAAGGCAAATCAACAAGTACCCTTAGTGCAACTTTCTTGAATTGGTTCATTGCTCTGAACTGTTTGAGCCTATTGAGCACAGCATTGTCAAGAGGTTTATCTGGTGCTTCTCCATCCTCCATGATCCAAGGATGATCTGTGTTTCAATCATGAAATTGTAAATGAATTCTTCAACCATTTTGTTTTCTTCAAATGAGTTGAAAGTGAGGTAAAAAAAGTCACTTACTGAGAACTTCTTGTGCTGTGAGTCTCTGTTTGGGATCTGAATTTAACATTTTCCTTACAAGATCTTTTGCTGCAGGTGAAATTGAAGGCCATGGGTCGCTTGTGAAGTCAACGTGGCCTTTTAAGATGGCATTGAATATACCATGTTCTGATTCTGTCAAACCAATTCATTGTTTTTTCAGTTAATTTCAAGCTATGCATTAAATTTAGAAGAAAGTATTTGACATAAATAATCATTTATCTTTGTTCTTCAAAACAATTTTCTGTACTAAGAGATTGTTATATGAAAATAACAAGATGAAATATAAACCTGCCCAAAATGGAGGGACACCAGATAGAAGAATGTATAGCATGACACCAACACTCCATATGTCAACTTCTGGCCCATATCTCCTCTTCAAGACCTCAGGTGCAATGTAATATGCACTTCCAACAATGTCTTTGAATGTGTCCCCTGTCAAAAGCATAAATTGGCTATTAAAATTTGCTTCATGTAGCATATGAAGACCCAAGATTCTGTTATATGTAAATGAGTAAATGAACTCTCTTATACCAGAATTAATACAAAAAGAAATTTTTCCATCCCTCCTAAACTTAACCTCTGTCATATTTGACCAGTAAGTGATTCTTTAGTGTAATGAATATGACATATAATATTGAGGTTTGAAATTATCATTTTAGCGATTAACAATGAGATAGTAGAATAATCAAGTGAGTTGCGTAGTGGTTTAACACTTCGTCCTTTAAGTAAGTGGTTGGGGTTCGATTCTCAACACTTGTGAATGGAAAGAACTCATTGATCAGCTGATAGTGGGGCGAGAGATTAGTCTCATAACTATCAGTTGTGGGATACTTTAGTTAACACTGAAAATGAGATAGGGAAATGAGACTTAAGCCCCCTATCCTTATTTGGTGTCTCCTTCTATGTCCTCATCAATCAAATCGTGATTTCATTTATAAATCACTCATGTGAAATTATAATTGTCATATTCATGCCTACATGGGAGCAAACTTAATTGGTGGAAGACTGAATGGAAAGAGCACCAAATGGGACAGGATTTTGCACAAAATCTCAAAAGGTTGGCTATGAAATGTGTTTCATTCTCACAAGTGATGATCGAACCTCGGACTTCATGCTTAAGGGACGAGATGAGCAACCAGCACAGACATCTCATGGTTAAAAGAGAAATATATAGAGATGAGATAGAAGTAAGAAATAAATTAAACCTTGCTTGTAAAAAACTGAAAGACCAAAATCAGTGGCCTTGAGGGGTGACTTCTCATCCTTATTCAACAAGAGGAAATTCTCAGGCTTAAGGTCTCTATGAATAACCCCCATGGAATGAAACGTATGAACAATCTGCACAATCGTTCTCAACAAAGAAGCCGCAGCGCGTTCTGTGTAATGTCCCTTAGCAATGATACGATCAAAGAGTTCACCACCAGCACAAAGCTCCATCACCAAATGCACCGATTGCTTATCCTCATAGGCACCCTTCAACTCCACAATGTTAGGTTGACCTGTAAGATGGTGCATGATTTGCACCTCCCTTCTCACATCCTCTATGTCCTCCTTGTTCACCAGCTTCCTCTTGGCAATGGTTTTGCATGCAAATTGGTGTCCAGTGGTCTTGTGGGTGCAAAGGTGAGTCACGCCAAACTGCCCCCTCCCTAGCTCCTTCCCCATGCTATATGTCGCCCTGACGTCCTCCATCGGCCGCCCCAGGACCGGACCGACGGGGGCGGCCTTGGTGGGTTTTGAGGAAGGAGGAGTAGGCAAGGGTGAGGGTGACGGCTTGGATGTTGTTGGTGGTGGGGTGGTAGggtcggtggtggtggcaggGTTGTCTCCTCCTGCATGGTTGTTGCTGCTTTTTTGGTTGGTTTCTCCCTTGTCGGCGCCGGCTGGCATTGCTTCGGGAGCGTCGCCGGcgttggcttgggagcaacagTTGCCCATGGTGGAAGGAAGGGAGGAGGaacaaaaaagtgaaaatgatcTTAAGGAAAGAGAAAGTAAGAAGGATATAGGATGAGAATAGCAAAAGGTGGTGATTGGTGAATATTGAGTTTTGGGGGTTTGCGAGAGAGTTTAATTGGTGGTAGTAACAACTACATGAAAGAGTTAcgtaggaaaaaaaattaaatgaaaaaataaaaagtgttAAAATGGGTAGTTTAGTTAGTTGATTCTCACGTACAGGTTGGAATGTTGATGAAATTAGAGGAAGGTATTGATAGTCAGAGATTGTAGGGTGCGTTTTGAAAAAGTCGTTGGCGTGTGTATTACGTGGTAATAAAGGTAGCTAGGGTTTATTGAGACAAGGGTGAAGAGAATTTTACGGAGGGgatcaaaaataattaaaacgGGCATTTTGATGTTTAAAGGATGAGTTTCTTAACGTTGTTTTGTTAGAGAGATATCTTGTTGTTACTACTGTAATAAGTTATTACATTAACATGAGTATTTAACACATAAACTGTAATGAGTTCTCCCTTTAAGGGGAGGTATCATATCCAAAAGGAGTTAAATTTAACTGATAAAATGAAGTGCCATGGTAGCATACGGTTAGGAAAGAAACAAATGGTTGAATCTTGGTAAAGTTTTATTTGAT contains:
- the LOC130725869 gene encoding calcium-dependent protein kinase 17-like produces the protein MGNCCSQANAGDAPEAMPAGADKGETNQKSSNNHAGGDNPATTTDPTTPPPTTSKPSPSPLPTPPSSKPTKAAPVGPVLGRPMEDVRATYSMGKELGRGQFGVTHLCTHKTTGHQFACKTIAKRKLVNKEDIEDVRREVQIMHHLTGQPNIVELKGAYEDKQSVHLVMELCAGGELFDRIIAKGHYTERAAASLLRTIVQIVHTFHSMGVIHRDLKPENFLLLNKDEKSPLKATDFGLSVFYKQGDTFKDIVGSAYYIAPEVLKRRYGPEVDIWSVGVMLYILLSGVPPFWAESEHGIFNAILKGHVDFTSDPWPSISPAAKDLVRKMLNSDPKQRLTAQEVLNHPWIMEDGEAPDKPLDNAVLNRLKQFRAMNQFKKVALRVIAGCLSEEEIMGLKEMFRGMDTDNSGTITIEELKQGLAKQGTKLTEQEVKQLMEAADADGNGTIDYDEFITATMHMNRMNREEHLYTAFQYFDKDNSGFITTEELDQALHEYNMHDGRDIKEILHEVDGDNDGRINYDEFAAMMRKGNPEALTKKRRDSFVSH